TGGATCCGCCAGGCGATCAACCGCGCCATCGCCGACCAGGCGAGGACGATTCGCATCCCCGTGCACATGGTCGAGACCATCAACAAACTGACCCGCACCGCCCGGCAGCTCCAGCAGGAGCTCTCCCGCGAGGCCTCCTACGACGAGATCGCCGAGGCGATGGGTCCCGGCTGGAACGCCGAAAAGGTCGAGGAGGTCTTCAAGGTTTCGCAGGAGCCGGTCTCGCTGGAAACCCCCATCGGCGACGAGAAGGACTCCTTCTACGGCGACTTCATACCCGACGAGGGCGTCGAGTCGCCGGTCGAGCAGGCCAGCAAGACGCTGCTTTCCGAAGAGCTCGACAAGGCTCTCGGCAAGCTGACCGAGCGCGAGGCGATGGTCCTAAAGCTGCGCAAGGGCCTGGTCGACGGCCGCGAGCACACTTTGGAAGAGGTCGGCGCCTACTTCGGGGTGACGCGCGAGCGCATCCGCCAGATCGAGAACAAGGCCTTGCGCAAGCTCAAGTACCACGAGTCGCGCACCCGCAAGCTGAGAGACTTTTTAGACTAGACTTTGGACTAGACAACGGCTGTTACAACACTTGCGAAGAGGCCTGCTGTCGTTACCAGGCCTCATTCTTTATTCTTTCGTCTATTCCTTTATTCCTCCACTCGGTTTTTGGACGGCACTCCTGCCTACTCGAAGCGCACGTTCACCACGCTGTAGCTGACCTCGCGCCGGCCCATCTTGACCTTGACGGTGTCGCCGGACCTCTTGCCCATCAGGGCCTGGCCCAGGGGCGACTCGTCGGAGATACGATTTTCCAAGATGTCCGCCTCGTGGGTGCCGACGAGGTGAAAGGTGGACTTCTCGCCGGATGTCTCCTCCAGGTCCAGGGTCGCGCCCAGTTGGGCCACGGCGGGACCGTCCAAATCCTGCTCGACGACGACCGCGCGGCTGATCAGCTCTTCTAGGTCGGCGATTCTAGCCTCGTTGGCGCTCTGCAGCATGCGCGCCTCGTCGTAGGCGGCGCTCTCGCGCAGATCGCCGTCGGCGAGTGCCGAGCCCATGTACTCGATGAGCTCCTGGCGCCTTTCCTCGATGAGGTAATGAAGCTCCTTTTTGATCTTGTCCAGGCCTTTGGCGGTCATGGGAATAGGGGTTCTTTTCATCGTCATGGTGTCACTCCTCGGTCCTGCTCAGGGTGGGTCCTGCTCAGGGTGGGTCCTGCTCGAGCTGGGCTGACGGCCTTCTGCTCGGCCTTCTGCTCAGCCTTCTGCCAAGCAACGATTATAGCCCGACGCTCCAGGCCGAGACTTCGGCGCCGCCCGCAAGACGCTGAGCCGGGGCCTCTAGCCAAAGTCCTGCGTCTAGGCTAGAATAACGCTGTTTTGAACGCTTAGGGCAGGGCTCTAGAGTATCATCCAGAGCATCACCCAAGCCCGTCACGGCCGTTGTGGCCGTGCTGCAATGTCGGCTCAGGCACCGAAGATGCAAACAACAGGATAAACAACCGAGGAGGAAACGTGACCAGAGAAGTTCGCTTGACCCAAGAAGGCTATGACCGTCTCCAGAACAGCTTGCAGCAGGAGTACACGCGGCTGGAAGAGGCCACCCGCATCCTGCGCGAGCTGACCGGCTCGTCGGACGACTACGATGACTCGGGCTTGGAGGACGCCAAGCGCGAGAAGGCCCGGCTCGAGCAGCGCATCGACGACATCGAGGACCAGCTCGCCCGCGCCATCATCATCGACTCGCACAAGGTCGACAAGGTGGACCTGGGCGCCATCATCACCCTACAAGAGGGCAAGGGGCAAGAGAGCAAGGGCGGCGAGGACTTGGAGGTCCAGCTCGTCTCGCCCATCGAGGCGAGCGTCTTGGAGGGCGAGATTCCGCGCATCTCGGACGAGTCGCCGCTCGGCAAGGCGCTTTTGGGCAAGAAGCCCGGCGACAGCTTCAAGGTCGCCATCGGCAGTAAGACCGTCGAATACACCGTCAAGGCGATAAGCTAGCAGGCGACGTGCAAGCACCAGGCCGGGCCAAAGAGAGCCCGGCCTTTTTCGGTGGCCTTTTTTCGTGTCTCTTTCGGTGGTTTTTGCCTGTCTACTCGCGGACCCTGTGATGTCCACGCGATGTCCACCCGCGAGCAGCGTGAGCACTCAAAGAGCGCGCAAGGGTGAAAGAGCAGGGGTGTAAGAAAGGCGCTACGAGGGCCCCGCTATGCTGAAGGCAGTTTTACAGTGACCTCGAGCCACTGCTCTTGGCTCAGAAAGGTGGACCATGTCGGAAAACGTGTCGGAAAAGTGGACTGTGGACGTGAAGCCTCACCAACCCAGGCGGAGCGAAGGAGCT
The DNA window shown above is from Deinococcota bacterium and carries:
- a CDS encoding transcription elongation factor GreA, with the translated sequence MKRTPIPMTAKGLDKIKKELHYLIEERRQELIEYMGSALADGDLRESAAYDEARMLQSANEARIADLEELISRAVVVEQDLDGPAVAQLGATLDLEETSGEKSTFHLVGTHEADILENRISDESPLGQALMGKRSGDTVKVKMGRREVSYSVVNVRFE
- a CDS encoding GreA/GreB family elongation factor produces the protein MTREVRLTQEGYDRLQNSLQQEYTRLEEATRILRELTGSSDDYDDSGLEDAKREKARLEQRIDDIEDQLARAIIIDSHKVDKVDLGAIITLQEGKGQESKGGEDLEVQLVSPIEASVLEGEIPRISDESPLGKALLGKKPGDSFKVAIGSKTVEYTVKAIS